In one Colletotrichum destructivum chromosome 2, complete sequence genomic region, the following are encoded:
- a CDS encoding Putative cytochrome P450, with product MVKLVFSYLTRVRILTNYRLSGKWLREIEAVHAKYGDFVRIGPNELSCAHPQSIKDIYGQTNINHPRFFRKSATFYKQTDRGGGALGTEVDPHVHQSIRKLLLPGFSASALREQGDTVIRHINSLIGQMSKRGNTPQGMDISQWYMWLAFDVIADLSFGEETGTLEMGQANEWVHMLANSGFQVALNYVVRRRWTGFQKLVRYFFVNKKSTIMRKKYLAMARQAASQRIQRDTKRTDFFSHLLREKAPEANIDFFTSQSSNLIAGGTETTSALLSAITYFLLKHPQCLRQLQEELRYKFRHHSEIDSESTKPLKYLNAVIEEGLRIFGTAVFGLPRVSPGDTVAGKWIPPGTVIATATNVISGDERWFCKAKEFHPERWLPADHPYHNAIFDHDHREFSKPFSIGTRSCIAVHLAYMEVRICIAKVAWSFDWEQANSEEDFIRDARLLPLVKASPFHVRFRPSQELQIQYSKEP from the exons ATGGTAAAACTTGTTTTTTCATACCTGACGAGAGTTCGAATTCTCACCAACTATAGGCTATCCGGCAAGTGGCTTCGGGAAATAGAGGCAGTACATGCCAAGTACGGCGACTTTGTACGCATTGGCCCAAATGAGCTGTCCTGTGCTCATCCACAATCGATAAAGGACATTTATGGACAGACAAACATTAACCACCCCCGGTTTTTTCGAAAATCTGCTACCTTCTACAAACAAACAGATCGGGGAGGTGGAGCGCTTGGTACAGAGGTCGATCCTCATGTCCATCAAAGTATCAGAAAGCTGCTATTGCCAGGATTTAGCGCTTCTGCTCTTCGTGAACAGGGCGATACTGTTATCCGACACATAAACTCCCTTATAGGCCAGATGTCAAAGCGTGGAAACACCCCACAGGGCATGGACATAAGCCAATGGTACATGTGGCTAGCTTTTGATGTGATTGCAGATCTCTCATTTGGCGAGGAGACTGGTACACTCGAAATGG GTCAAGCTAATGAATGGGTGCATATGCTTGCCAATAGTGGGTTTCAGGTTGCCCTAAACTATGTGGTACGTCGTCGATGGACAGGCTTTCAGAAGCTTGTGAGGTACTTCTTTGTGAACAAGAAGAGCACAATAATGCGCAAGAAGTACCTAGCTATGGCTCGTCAGGCAGCATCCCAGCGAATTCAACGGGATACTAAGCGTACCGACTTCTTCAGCCATCTTTTACGCGAGAAAGCCCCTGAAGCCAACATCGATTTCTTCACCTCGCAAAGCAGTAACCTAATTGCTGGGGGGACTGAGACTACCTCTGCCCTATTGTCTGCAATTACTTATTTTCTTCTAAAGCACCCTCAATGCCTAAGACAACTTCAAGAGGAGCTACGCTATAAATTCCGGCACCATAGCGAGATTGATAGCGAATCGACGAAGCCGCTGAAGTATCTTAATGCTGTAATAGAAGAGGGACTGCGAATCTTTGGTACTGCAGTCTTTGGCTTACCTAGAGTAAGCCCTGGAGATACAGTTGCTGGGAAATGGATCCCACCGGGT ACTGTTATTGCTACAGCAACAAACGTCATCTCTGGGGACGAGAGGTGGTTCTGCAAGGCAAAAGAGTTTCATCCCGAGAGATGGCTTCCTGCAGATCACCCTTATCATAACGCAATATTCGACCACGACCATAGGGAGTTTTCAAAGCCATTTTCTATTGGTACTAGGTCCTGTATTGCTGTTCATTTAGCCTATATGGAGGTGAGAATCTGCATCGCTAAGGTAGCCTGGAGCTTTGATTGGGAGCAAGCAAACAGTGAGGAAGATTTCATTAGAGATGCGCGGCTGTTGCCTCTTGTCAAAGCGTCTCCATTTCACGTTCGCTTCCGTCCATCTCAAGAACTCCAGATTCAGTACTCTAAGGAGCCTTGA
- a CDS encoding Putative major facilitator superfamily, MFS transporter superfamily — MWFKKNEKSDFVATMPTHGKPASSRTSKVHGASGQQQQPAQHALTQTSTALSVIQYPAGLKLFLIMLSVLVSMFLVALDRLVIATAIPQITDHFHSVTDIGWYGSAYLLTTCAFQLLFGKFYAFFRIKHVYLVSVLLFEVGSAVCGAAPSSAVFIVGRAIAGVGGGGIFAGTIIIMVYSVPLHRRPKYHGAFEAVFSLASIVGPLLGGAFTSKVTWRWCFYINLPLGGVVLLIVAFVLQPPAQELGDTSLWQKLKQLDFAGNSVFIPSVVCLLLALQWGGVEYAWNNPRIIILLVLAVVLIISFVAIQILIPETATVPPRIMRQRSIAFASWAAFTIGGQMMIFAYFLPIYFQAIQGVSAVDSGIRTLPLVLSMMMFAGVSGQIITKIGYYTPVMLVGTCIMIVGAGLLTMLKVDSGAGHWIGFQVLYGVGMGMTFQAPNLAAQTVLRLKDVPVGTSVMFFSQTLGGATFLSVGQNVFNNELMKRLRGLPGLEEIDIKGSGVTTLTKLPTEIMGSVLEAYDQALRVVFVVGLALVFVVLIGAGGMEWKSVKWEQAAMRKTQEDAEAKVAATARVAVAAPVVDSENDEGQKRSTT, encoded by the exons ATGTGGTTTAAAAAAAATGAAAAGAGCGACTTCGTGGCCACGATGCCAACGCACGGAAAACCTGCATCTTCGCGAACGAGCAAAGTCCATGGTGCCAGCgggcagcaacagcaaccgGCCCAACATGCCCTCACGcagacctcgacggcgctgtCCGTGATACAGTACCCAGCCGGCCTCAAGCTCTTCCTGATCATGCTGTCCGTTTTGGTGTCCATGTTTCTTGTGGCATTG GACCGTCTTGTCATTGCAACCGCAATTCCTCAGATCACAGATCATTTCCACTCTGTCACCGACATTGGCTGGTACGGCAGCGCCTACTTGCTCACAACCTGCGCGTTTCAGCTGCTCTTTGGCAAGTTCTACGCTTTCTTCCGCATCAAACACGTCTACCTCGTCTCAGTCCTCCTTTTTGAGGTTGGCTCTGCCGTCTGCGGCGCAGCCCCTTCCAGTGCAGTGTTTATTGTTGGCCGGGCCATCGcaggcgttggcggcgggggcATCTTTGCTGGCACAATTATCATCATGGTCTACTCTGTCCCCTTGCACCGCCGGCCGAAGTACCATGGTGCATTCGAGGCTGTGTTCAGTCTTGCCTCCATTGTAGGCCCATTGTTAGGCGGTGCGTTCACAAGTAAAGTGACGTGGAGGTGGTGTTTTTACATCAACCTGCCTCTGGGAGGCGTTGTGCTTCTAATTGTTGCGTTTGTGCTGCAACCACCAGCGCAGGAACTAGGGGACACGTCATTGTGGCAAAAGTTGAAGCAGCTTGACTTTGCTGGCAATTCGGTCTTTATACCTAGTGTAGTGTGTTTGTTGCTTGCGTTGCAGTGGGGTGGCGTTGAGTATGCA TGGAACAACCCCCGCATCATCATACTCCTAGTCCTCGCCGTTGTCCTCATCATCAGCTTCGTCGCCATCCAAATCCTTATTCCCGAAACAGCCACTGTCCCGCCGCGCATTATGCGCCAGCGCTCTATTGCCTTTGCTTCGTGGGCCGCCTTCACCATCGGCGGGCAGATGATGATCTTTGCATATTTCCTCCCCATCTATTTCCAAGCTATACAGGGCGTTTCGGCTGTTGACTCTGGGATCCGTACGCTGCCGCTTGTgctgtcgatgatgatgtttgcAGGCGTGTCAGGACAGATCATTACAAAGATTGGATACTACACGCCTGTAATGCTAGTGGGGACGTGTATTATGATCGTTGGAGCAGGGCTGTTGACGATGTTGAAAGTTGACTCAGGCGCAGGGCACTGGATCGGGTTCCAAGTTTTATACGGCGTAGGGATGGGAATGACCTTCCAAGCGCCAAATTTGGCAGCGCAGACGGTGTTGAGATTGAAAGACGTGCCTGTTGGGACGAGTGTCATGTTTTTTTCACAGACGCTGGGCGGCGCCACCTTCCTCTCCGTGGGGCAGAATGTGTTCAACAATGAGCTTATGAAGAGGTTGAGGGGGCTGCCTGGGCTTGAGGAGATTGATATCAAAGGGTCCGGCGTAACGACGCTTACGAAGCTGCCCACGGAGATTATGGGCTCTGTTTTGGAGGCGTACGACCAGGCGTTGAGGGTCGTGTTTGTTGTTGGGCTTGCGCTAGTTTTTGTAGTGCTTATCGGCGCGGGGGGCATGGAGTGGAAGAGTGTGAAGTGGGAGCAAGCGGCAATGAGGAAGACGCAGGAGGATGCTGAGGCTAAGGTTGCTGCTACGGCGAGAGTAGCAGTGGCGGCTCCTGTTGTTGACTCCGAAAATGACGAAGGACAGAAGAGATCGACAACCTGA
- a CDS encoding Putative TauD/TfdA-like domain, taurine dioxygenase TauD-like superfamily → MSLDGLKVRELHHSFGAEISGVDFSKHIPDDVFEHIVSLSAKYGVLVFRTTHLDDIGHIELARRFGPLFKMSQVLADKASQSSSDELAYLSNVDPETGKPVAADGPNTHIAKLSSFFHADLGYNQQRASWSLLRAQDIPPPGHGGDTIFADTRAAFEDLDELEPGLKERLLSKKYVGAHSWQQALKTSNPGMFRDIDPFAHPMARHRVVELHQPSERVNLYIGLYLHHIEGPPEEAEEMARLQQKLLQHATQSKYCLNVDWQNPSDLIIWDNRTVMHKAGPGSYVGKYKRELRRATVLDMCTKD, encoded by the exons ATGTCACTTGACGGGCTCAAAGTCAGGGAGTTACATCATTCCTTCGGTGCCGAAATCTCTGGGGTCGACTTCTCAAAACATATTCCAGACGATGTTTTTGAGCACATTGTTTCATTGTCCGCAAAG TATGGCGTTTTGGTTTTCCGCACGACCCATCTCGATGACATCGGTCATATTGAGCTTGCTCGTCGCTTCGGACCCCTCTTCAAGATGAGTCAGGTCCTTGCAGACAAAGCTTCGCAATCAAGTTCCGATGAGCTCGCATACCTGAGTAATGTCGACCCTGAGACCGGAAAGCCTGTTGCGGCCGACGGTCCGAATACGCACATCGCGAAATTATCCTCGTTCTTCCATGCTGATCTTGGATACAATCAGCAGCGCGCATCATGGAGTCTCCTTAGGGCGCAAGATATCCCGCCACCGGGACACGGCGGTGATACAATCTTCGCTGACACTAGGGCAGCTTTTGAAGATCTGGACGAATTAGAACCAGGCTTGAAGGAAAGGCTGTTGTCCAAGAAATATGTCGGCGCTCATTCATGGCAGCAGGCACTGAAAACGAGTAACCCCGGCATGTTCCGAGACATAGATCCGTTTGCACACCCTATGGCCAGACATCGGGTAGTCGAGCTACATCAACCGTCCGAAAGAGTGAACCTCTACATTGGGCTGTACTTGCACCATATCGAGGGTCCGCCGGAGGAGGCAGAAGAAATGGCGAGGCTTCAGCAGAAGCTCTTGCAGCATGCTACCCAGTCGAAGTATTGTCTTAATGTAGACTGGCAGAACCCAAGTGACTTAATCATATGGGATAATAG AACGGTCATGCATAAGGCCGGCCCGGGATCCTACGTTGGAAAATACAAGAGAGAGTTAAGACGTGCAACGGTGCTGGACATGTGTACAAAAGACTAG
- a CDS encoding Putative chalcone/stilbene synthase, polyketide synthase, type III, thiolase, which translates to MIMLRNSLSRHALHGHATNEHTLTGHAINGHSHAQHSHSGKDSSVSPVPNLWITGVGSQYPPYLVPPEKFVKWAKRFHDVEKPVLARLLKLTMSSGIETRASSMDFETGFGCQTEVPTIDQLDARFRQVGVDLTVQACRKALRDWGGNAEDITHVIGVTVGNLSLPGYDYLVARKLGLGYHVENMFLNGIGCAGSVALMRVAANTAMAATTRKRPARILCFASEVCTMYLRHQYAEAEASSDIENMDIAGAIFGDAASAFVLCNDNGLDDADQAKFQLLEWERMTIPGTIHHMGAMVKTTGFTSIITKQVPDLTNKAVLPLWNKLLPSYREKVGLPELDISEFDWALHPGGESIINNVKDSMALTEHQLRATRQIYRSRGNTGSPTAICVLDLLRNMGPGSDHVVAASFGPGLATEMAFLRRCRTDQ; encoded by the exons ATGATCATGCTTAGAAACTCTTTGAGTAGACATGCCTTGCATGGCCATGCAACGAACGAACACACCTTGACTGGCCACGCTATCAATGGCCATAGTCATGCACAGCATAGTCACTCTGGTAAAGATAGCTCTGTTTCGCCAGTTCCCAATCTTTGGATCACCGGTGTTGGTTCACAGTATCCTCCGTACTTGGTCCCGCCCGAGAAGTTTGTGAAGTGGGCCAAAAGGTTCCATGATGTCGAGAAACCAGT ACTCGCCAGATTGCTCAAGCTCACAATGAGTAGTGGGATCGAGACACGTGCCTCCTCGATGGACTTCGAAACTGGGTTCGGTTGCCAGACGGAAGTCCCAACCATTGATCAACTTGATGCGCGTTTCCGCCAGGTCGGTGTTGATCTTACCGTCCAGGCTTGCCGAAAGGCTTTGCGTGACTGGGGCGGTAACGCAGAAGACATCACGCACGTTATAGGAGTTACCGTCGGCAACTTGAGCCTTCCAGGTTATGATTATTTAGTGGCCCGCAAACTCGGACTGGGCTACCATGTCGAGAACATGTTCCTGAATGGCATCGGCTGTGCGGGCAGCGTGGCCTTGATGCGCGTGGCCGCCAACaccgccatggcggcaacaACCCGGAAGAGGCCTGCTCGTATCCTCTGCTTTGCCTCCGAAGTTTGCACTATGTACTTGAGGCATCAGTATGCCGAAGCTGAGGCGTCTTCTGATATCGAGAACATGGACATTGCGGGCGCTATTTTTGGTGACGCCGCATCCGCCTTCGTTCTGTGCAATGACAACGGACTAGACGACGCTGACCAGGCCAAGTTCCAGCTGCTTGAGTGGGAACGCATGACCATACCGGGCACGATCCACCACATGGGCGCCATGGTCAAAACAACTGGGTTCACAAGCATCATTACTAAACAAGTCCCGGATCTCACCAACAAGGCAGTCCTGCCTCTATGGAACAAATTGCTGCCTTCATACCGTGAGAAAGTCGGCCTTCCCGAACTCGACATCTCCGAATTCGACTGGGCGCTACATCCCGGTGGAGAATCGATCATCAACAACGTCAAGGACAGCATGGCTCTGACAGAACACCAGTTAAGAGCCACTAGACAGATATATAGAAGCAGAGGCAATACCGGGAGCCCTACAGCGATCTGTGTGCTCGACTTACTAAGAAATATGGGACCTGGAAGTGACCATGTGGTTGCGGCTAGTTTTGGGCCTGGCTTGGCCACCGAAATGGCGTTTTTGAGGCGCTGCCGAACCGATCAGTAG